A stretch of the Vigna radiata var. radiata cultivar VC1973A chromosome 7, Vradiata_ver6, whole genome shotgun sequence genome encodes the following:
- the LOC106768953 gene encoding protein Dr1 homolog isoform X2 has protein sequence MEPMDIIGKSKEDASLPKVFSTMTKIIKEMLPPDVRVARDAQDLLIECCVEFINLISSESNEVCNREEKRTIAPEHVLKALQVLGFGEYIEEVYAAYEQHKMETMDSLKGGKWSNGAEMTEEEALAEQQRMFAEARARMNGGGITSKQPDTDQSLDS, from the exons ATGGAGCCTATGGACATAATCGGCAAATCAAAGGAAGATGCATCGCTTCCTAAAG TTTTCT CAACaatgacaaaaattattaaagaaatgttGCCCCCTGATGTACGTGTAGCAAGAGATGCCCAAGATCTATTGATCGAGTGTTGTGTAG AGTTTATAAACCTCATCTCATCAGAATCCAATGAAGTCTGCAACAGAGAGGAAAAACGGACAATCGCACCCGAGCATGTATTGAAGGCCCTACAG GTTCTTGGATTTGGTGAGTACATTGAAGAAGTTTATGCAGCATATGAACAACACAAAATGGAGACCATG GACTCTTTAAAGGGTGGTAAATGGAGCAATGGAGCTGAGATGACCGAGGAAGAAGCATTAGCAGAGCAGCAAAGGATGTTTGCAGAGGCACGTGCTAGGATGAACGGTGGAGGCATTACTTCCAAGCAGCCAGATACTGACCAAAGTTTAGATAGCTGA
- the LOC106768953 gene encoding protein Dr1 homolog isoform X4 gives MEPMDIIGKSKEDASLPKATMTKIIKEMLPPDVRVARDAQDLLIECCVEFINLISSESNEVCNREEKRTIAPEHVLKALQVLGFGEYIEEVYAAYEQHKMETMDSLKGGKWSNGAEMTEEEALAEQQRMFAEARARMNGGGITSKQPDTDQSLDS, from the exons ATGGAGCCTATGGACATAATCGGCAAATCAAAGGAAGATGCATCGCTTCCTAAAG CAACaatgacaaaaattattaaagaaatgttGCCCCCTGATGTACGTGTAGCAAGAGATGCCCAAGATCTATTGATCGAGTGTTGTGTAG AGTTTATAAACCTCATCTCATCAGAATCCAATGAAGTCTGCAACAGAGAGGAAAAACGGACAATCGCACCCGAGCATGTATTGAAGGCCCTACAG GTTCTTGGATTTGGTGAGTACATTGAAGAAGTTTATGCAGCATATGAACAACACAAAATGGAGACCATG GACTCTTTAAAGGGTGGTAAATGGAGCAATGGAGCTGAGATGACCGAGGAAGAAGCATTAGCAGAGCAGCAAAGGATGTTTGCAGAGGCACGTGCTAGGATGAACGGTGGAGGCATTACTTCCAAGCAGCCAGATACTGACCAAAGTTTAGATAGCTGA
- the LOC106768953 gene encoding protein Dr1 homolog isoform X1 translates to MEPMDIIGKSKEDASLPKVFSTMTKIIKEMLPPDVRVARDAQDLLIECCVEFINLISSESNEVCNREEKRTIAPEHVLKALQVLGFGEYIEEVYAAYEQHKMETMQDSLKGGKWSNGAEMTEEEALAEQQRMFAEARARMNGGGITSKQPDTDQSLDS, encoded by the exons ATGGAGCCTATGGACATAATCGGCAAATCAAAGGAAGATGCATCGCTTCCTAAAG TTTTCT CAACaatgacaaaaattattaaagaaatgttGCCCCCTGATGTACGTGTAGCAAGAGATGCCCAAGATCTATTGATCGAGTGTTGTGTAG AGTTTATAAACCTCATCTCATCAGAATCCAATGAAGTCTGCAACAGAGAGGAAAAACGGACAATCGCACCCGAGCATGTATTGAAGGCCCTACAG GTTCTTGGATTTGGTGAGTACATTGAAGAAGTTTATGCAGCATATGAACAACACAAAATGGAGACCATG CAGGACTCTTTAAAGGGTGGTAAATGGAGCAATGGAGCTGAGATGACCGAGGAAGAAGCATTAGCAGAGCAGCAAAGGATGTTTGCAGAGGCACGTGCTAGGATGAACGGTGGAGGCATTACTTCCAAGCAGCCAGATACTGACCAAAGTTTAGATAGCTGA
- the LOC106768953 gene encoding protein Dr1 homolog isoform X3, whose protein sequence is MEPMDIIGKSKEDASLPKATMTKIIKEMLPPDVRVARDAQDLLIECCVEFINLISSESNEVCNREEKRTIAPEHVLKALQVLGFGEYIEEVYAAYEQHKMETMQDSLKGGKWSNGAEMTEEEALAEQQRMFAEARARMNGGGITSKQPDTDQSLDS, encoded by the exons ATGGAGCCTATGGACATAATCGGCAAATCAAAGGAAGATGCATCGCTTCCTAAAG CAACaatgacaaaaattattaaagaaatgttGCCCCCTGATGTACGTGTAGCAAGAGATGCCCAAGATCTATTGATCGAGTGTTGTGTAG AGTTTATAAACCTCATCTCATCAGAATCCAATGAAGTCTGCAACAGAGAGGAAAAACGGACAATCGCACCCGAGCATGTATTGAAGGCCCTACAG GTTCTTGGATTTGGTGAGTACATTGAAGAAGTTTATGCAGCATATGAACAACACAAAATGGAGACCATG CAGGACTCTTTAAAGGGTGGTAAATGGAGCAATGGAGCTGAGATGACCGAGGAAGAAGCATTAGCAGAGCAGCAAAGGATGTTTGCAGAGGCACGTGCTAGGATGAACGGTGGAGGCATTACTTCCAAGCAGCCAGATACTGACCAAAGTTTAGATAGCTGA
- the LOC106768953 gene encoding protein Dr1 homolog isoform X5 yields MTKIIKEMLPPDVRVARDAQDLLIECCVEFINLISSESNEVCNREEKRTIAPEHVLKALQVLGFGEYIEEVYAAYEQHKMETMQDSLKGGKWSNGAEMTEEEALAEQQRMFAEARARMNGGGITSKQPDTDQSLDS; encoded by the exons atgacaaaaattattaaagaaatgttGCCCCCTGATGTACGTGTAGCAAGAGATGCCCAAGATCTATTGATCGAGTGTTGTGTAG AGTTTATAAACCTCATCTCATCAGAATCCAATGAAGTCTGCAACAGAGAGGAAAAACGGACAATCGCACCCGAGCATGTATTGAAGGCCCTACAG GTTCTTGGATTTGGTGAGTACATTGAAGAAGTTTATGCAGCATATGAACAACACAAAATGGAGACCATG CAGGACTCTTTAAAGGGTGGTAAATGGAGCAATGGAGCTGAGATGACCGAGGAAGAAGCATTAGCAGAGCAGCAAAGGATGTTTGCAGAGGCACGTGCTAGGATGAACGGTGGAGGCATTACTTCCAAGCAGCCAGATACTGACCAAAGTTTAGATAGCTGA